A genomic region of Litorilinea aerophila contains the following coding sequences:
- the dhaL gene encoding dihydroxyacetone kinase subunit DhaL has protein sequence MSQEITLAQLRRWLLAFTDRIIQQELYLTELDAAIGDADHGTNMRRGMDKVRQRITDENAPCPDVSTLFRTVAMTLISSVGGAAGPLYGAFFLRAARGTNNGAKSITLLQLAQMFRHGLEGVQQRGKAQLDEKTMIDTIYPAVEALEQAAQAGKSVADALALAREAAEAGMKHTIVLQASKGRASYLGPRSIGHQDPGATSAYYLFETAAETLGQEQA, from the coding sequence ATGAGCCAGGAAATCACGCTGGCGCAGCTCCGCCGCTGGTTGCTTGCCTTTACCGATCGGATCATTCAACAGGAACTTTACCTGACCGAACTGGACGCCGCCATCGGCGATGCCGATCATGGCACCAACATGCGCCGGGGCATGGACAAGGTGCGCCAGCGCATCACCGACGAAAACGCGCCCTGTCCCGATGTCAGCACCCTCTTCCGCACAGTGGCCATGACGCTGATCAGCAGCGTCGGTGGCGCCGCCGGGCCCCTGTACGGGGCCTTTTTCCTGCGGGCCGCCAGAGGCACGAACAACGGTGCCAAAAGTATCACCCTGTTGCAGCTGGCCCAGATGTTCCGCCACGGGCTGGAAGGCGTCCAACAACGGGGCAAGGCGCAACTTGACGAAAAAACCATGATCGATACCATCTACCCCGCGGTGGAAGCCCTGGAACAGGCGGCCCAGGCCGGCAAGAGCGTGGCCGATGCCCTGGCCCTGGCCCGAGAGGCGGCTGAAGCCGGCATGAAACACACCATCGTCCTCCAGGCCAGCAAGGGGCGGGCCAGCTACCTGGGTCCCCGCTCCATCGGCCACCAGGATCCAGGCGCCACCAGCGCCTACTATCTCTTTGAAACCGCGGCAGAAACATTGGGGCAGGAGCAAGCATAA